The Aricia agestis chromosome 3, ilAriAges1.1, whole genome shotgun sequence genome includes the window CTGTATGTCCTTAGGCATGATGGTCACACGTTTAGCGTGGATGGCGCACAGGTTGGTGTCCTCGAAGAGACCGACTAGGTACGCCTCGCTAGCCTCCTGGAGGGCCATCACAGCCGAGCTCTGGAAACGGAGATCGGTCTTGAAGTCTTGTGCGATCTCACGTACCAATCGCTGGAACGGCAGTTTGCGGATGAGCAGTTCGGTACTCTTCTGGTAGCGACGAATCTCACGAAGAGCGACGGTTCCGGGCCTGTAGCGATGTGGCTTCTTCACACCTCCGGTGGCCGGCGCACTCTTGCGTGCAGCCTTAGTGGCCAACTGCTTGCGTGGGGCCTTGCCACCGGTGGACTTGCGAGCGGTCTGCTTAGTACGTgccataatgttaaattaacacCCGAGTAAGAATgtaattcaaaaaaaaaataactgaaCGCTTGCGGACGTGCGCACTCCACGAGGTACACGAGtcaaatgtttttattacacTTCGTGGGATGTcttatatatatacctatacgGTCATAATATGAGatgatgatatatttttatgtgccGTCTCACTCTAGTCGGGGAGTCGGGGAGTCGGGAGTCGGGCAGTCGGGCGGGAGGAGTATGCAGGCAGCGCGGGATTTGTGTTAGGTTAGAATAAAAAGAAACATTTCTAAGCCTTCAAATGGAACACAATAAGAAAATAggtgatatttaaatattaattttatttaagtattattattattatttcctttttatattttataatgtgtattgtatgtatgtatgtatgtatgtatttatttatttatttacttttcttTAATCAATAGATACTACTGACCTGCTCTCATCTCATCATCCATCCAACCATcatgaacaaataataataatattacgtgtGTATTCTTATAATGTACCTAGATCATTATCGTGTCGTAAAATTAGATCGAAACAAATTTGGGTCGTGCCCCGTCTGGGACAAGATGAAAAGAAATATATTGTGGCCCTGAAAAGGGCCTTTTAGTCTCTCTCCTTTCGGAGAATCGGAGAAGACGAACGAAGGAATCGTCGCTGTCGTCGTCACACAACATCTTGAACTTCTTCTTCGCCGTCAACGTCCGTGCAAccaaataatttctaacttaCTTGGAGCTAGTGTACTTAGTGACGGCCTTAGTGCCTTCACTGACGGCGTGCTTGGCGAGCTCACCGGGCAGCAGAAGCCTCACGGACGTCTGCACCTCCCTCGACGTGATCGTGGAACGCTTGTTGTAGTGGGCGAGACGGGAAGCCTCGGCGGCGATGCGCTCGAAAATGTCATTAACGAACGAGTTCATTATAGACATGGCCTTGCTGGAGATACCGGTGTCCGGGTGGACCTGCTTGAGCACTTTGTAAATATAGATAGCGTAGCTCTCCTTCCTCTTGTGCTTCTTCTTTTTCTTGTCAGATTTGCTGATATTCTTTTGCGCCTTTCCAGACTTCTTCGCAGCCTTACCGCTCGTCTTGGGGGGCATTATGACCTCTTCGAATAACTAATAATTGTAATTCTCACAACACACGACTATCGCGATAGCGGCCGAGGGATAGAATGAAATTTGCACCCGCCGGAAATCACTTTATATTCACTTTGCTGCCGTTAGGGGCCTCGAGCTGTAGAATCGAATCGCTTTCGGCCAATAGCGTGTAAGAATAACCGTTCCGCCGACATGGTTCGTTCTCTGTCTCTTTCCAGCTTTATATAGGAGGATAGCGCCAACGGCCCCCCTCTCCCCCCCCCTCTTCGTACTTCAaaacaccccccccccccccccaaattataaaaaaaaaataattgttttattatatatttattataatataaaatttatattatagcaAAACTTAACATAGGTAAAGTAAAAGCTTTaactaacataattataatattaacacatTCACACCTTACTCTATCTACCATTAATAACCAAAACCTAAATATACCTAAACCTAATTAACCTAactaggttaggtttaggtttagcttttttttttttttgttttttaaatctaCTTTGAAGACTTAAGACTGTTCacgctaaatcggttcagccgttctcgagttttatcgagactaacaaaatttaaaatttattttaatttttaacaaacaaacatacatacataatattattatgttatattattattattatcaatagatacttaaataataattcgcTCGTTAACGACGAATGAAACAGACCAGAATATTATTGTTGTTCAGCGATAGCATGACAACAACAAAAAAGACGGGTTCATAGATATATATTGTGGCCCTGAAAAGGGCCTTTTGAGAAGTAGTAAcgctctataatataataaattactgtatagtaatatattatagcaaagCAAAACATTTTATGCCTTCTTCTCGGTCTTCTTGGGCAAAAGAACGGCCTGAATGTTGGGCAGGACACCGCCTTGGGCGATCGTGACGCCGGATAGCAGTTTGTTCAATTCCTCGTCGTTGCGGATCGCCAGCTGGAGATGTCTAGGGATGATCCTGGTCTTCTTGTTGTCGCGAGCTGCGTTACCGGCCAACTCGAGAACTTCAGCGGCCAAGTATTCCATCACGGCTGCGAGGTACACCGGTGCCCCGGCACCTACGCG containing:
- the LOC121725609 gene encoding histone H2B; translation: MPPKTSGKAAKKSGKAQKNISKSDKKKKKHKRKESYAIYIYKVLKQVHPDTGISSKAMSIMNSFVNDIFERIAAEASRLAHYNKRSTITSREVQTSVRLLLPGELAKHAVSEGTKAVTKYTSSK
- the LOC121725619 gene encoding histone H2A, producing MSGRGKGGKVKGKAKSRSNRAGLQFPVGRIHRLLRKGNYAERVGAGAPVYLAAVMEYLAAEVLELAGNAARDNKKTRIIPRHLQLAIRNDEELNKLLSGVTIAQGGVLPNIQAVLLPKKTEKKA